One genomic window of Methylothermaceae bacteria B42 includes the following:
- a CDS encoding valine--tRNA ligase, whose product METTYDPHAIEQRWYKLWEERGYFSPSGEGEPYCIMIPPPNVTGSLHMGHAFQDTIMDGLIRYHRMRGNNTLWQPGTDHAGIATQMVVERLLAQEGKTRHDLGREQFIDRVWEWKAQSGGTITRQLRRLGASVDWSRERFTMDEGLSRAVREVFVKLYEEGLIYRGKRLVNWDPVLHTAVSDLEVISEEEKGHLWHIRYPLADGSGFLVVATTRPETMLGDVAVAVHPEDERYRHLIGKTVKLPLTNREIPIIGDDYVDPEFGTGCLKITPAHDFNDYEVGKRHNLPQINIFTPDAKINDNAPPPYQGLDRFEARKKIVKDLEKQGLLEKVEDHVLKVPRGDRSGAVIEPYLTDQWFVKAAPLAEPAMLVVKEGKIRFIPENWSKTYFQWLENIEDWCISRQIWWGHRIPAWYDEAGNIYVGHNEAEVREKFNLGNRPLKQDEDVLDTWFSSALWPFSTLGWPDQTPELATFYPTSVLVTGFDIIFFWVARMVMMGLKFMGDVPFRDVYIHGLVRDAHGQKMSKSKGNVLDPLDLIDGITLEELIKKRTAGLMQPQMAKKIEAQTRKEFPDGIPSYGADALRFTFAALATTGRDIRFDLGRIEGYRNFCNKLWNASRYVFMNTENQDLGYQGAEIEYTQVDHWIRSRFQRALKTAIESIENYRFDLAATAIYEFLWDEYCDWYLELAKVTLAEGMPAQQRGTRRTLIEVLEAFLRLAHPIIPFITEEIWQKAKTIAGIEGETIMRQPFPALDETLIHEPTEKEVLWLQTFILGLRRIRGEMNIPPGKPLPVLLQHGQDLDRQRVENWRPWLIRFGRIESFGWLEDQQTPPESAITLVDELKVLIPMAGLIDKEAELQRLAKEIDKLKKELPRVEGKLKNPKFVEKAPEAVVAKERQKLEEMHSALSRLEEQQQRISKL is encoded by the coding sequence ATGGAAACCACCTACGACCCCCATGCAATAGAACAACGTTGGTACAAACTTTGGGAAGAGCGGGGTTACTTTTCCCCCTCCGGCGAAGGTGAGCCTTACTGCATCATGATTCCGCCGCCCAATGTCACCGGCAGTCTGCATATGGGTCACGCCTTCCAGGACACCATTATGGATGGCCTGATCCGCTATCACCGGATGCGGGGAAACAATACTCTTTGGCAACCCGGTACCGATCATGCGGGCATCGCCACCCAGATGGTCGTGGAACGGTTATTGGCGCAAGAAGGGAAGACCCGTCACGATTTGGGGCGGGAACAATTTATTGACCGGGTTTGGGAATGGAAAGCCCAATCCGGCGGCACCATTACCCGCCAACTGCGGCGTCTCGGCGCTTCGGTGGACTGGTCCCGGGAACGCTTCACCATGGATGAAGGGCTATCCCGCGCGGTGCGTGAAGTGTTTGTCAAACTGTATGAAGAAGGCTTGATCTACCGGGGCAAGCGCCTGGTCAACTGGGATCCGGTGTTGCATACCGCCGTTTCCGATCTGGAAGTTATCTCGGAAGAAGAAAAAGGTCACCTGTGGCACATCCGCTACCCACTGGCCGACGGCTCCGGTTTCTTGGTGGTGGCCACCACCCGGCCGGAAACCATGCTGGGGGATGTGGCCGTCGCGGTTCACCCGGAAGACGAGCGCTATCGCCATCTGATTGGCAAAACCGTCAAACTTCCTCTCACTAACCGGGAAATCCCCATTATTGGCGATGACTATGTGGATCCCGAGTTCGGCACCGGATGCCTGAAAATTACGCCAGCCCATGATTTTAATGATTACGAAGTGGGCAAGCGCCACAACCTCCCCCAGATCAACATTTTCACCCCAGACGCCAAAATCAATGACAACGCCCCACCTCCGTACCAAGGGCTGGACCGTTTTGAAGCACGCAAGAAAATTGTCAAAGATCTGGAAAAACAGGGATTGCTGGAAAAGGTTGAAGACCACGTCCTCAAAGTACCGCGCGGCGACCGTAGCGGCGCGGTGATCGAGCCTTATCTGACCGACCAATGGTTTGTGAAAGCCGCGCCCTTGGCGGAGCCGGCCATGCTGGTGGTCAAGGAAGGTAAAATCCGCTTTATCCCGGAAAACTGGAGCAAAACCTATTTCCAATGGCTGGAGAACATCGAGGATTGGTGCATCAGCCGCCAAATCTGGTGGGGCCACCGGATTCCCGCCTGGTACGATGAGGCAGGCAATATCTATGTGGGACACAATGAGGCGGAAGTCCGGGAAAAATTCAATCTCGGCAACCGGCCATTAAAACAGGATGAGGACGTTCTGGATACCTGGTTTTCTTCCGCCCTTTGGCCCTTCTCCACCCTGGGCTGGCCGGATCAAACCCCGGAACTGGCCACCTTCTATCCCACCAGCGTGCTGGTGACCGGTTTTGACATTATCTTTTTCTGGGTCGCCCGCATGGTGATGATGGGGCTCAAGTTCATGGGCGACGTGCCCTTCCGTGATGTCTATATCCACGGTCTGGTGCGGGACGCCCACGGTCAGAAGATGTCCAAATCCAAAGGCAATGTCCTCGATCCCCTGGATTTGATTGACGGCATCACCCTCGAAGAGCTGATAAAAAAACGTACCGCCGGCTTGATGCAGCCACAAATGGCCAAAAAGATCGAAGCACAAACCCGCAAGGAATTCCCGGACGGCATTCCTTCCTACGGAGCGGATGCCCTGCGCTTTACCTTCGCGGCCCTGGCCACCACGGGGCGGGACATCCGCTTTGACCTGGGGCGCATAGAAGGTTACCGCAACTTCTGCAACAAGCTATGGAATGCCTCCCGCTATGTCTTCATGAACACCGAGAATCAGGATCTCGGCTACCAAGGCGCCGAAATCGAATACACCCAGGTTGACCACTGGATTCGCTCACGCTTCCAACGTGCCTTGAAAACCGCCATCGAATCCATTGAGAACTATCGCTTCGATTTGGCGGCCACCGCCATTTATGAATTCCTCTGGGATGAATATTGCGACTGGTACCTGGAGCTGGCCAAGGTCACCCTGGCGGAAGGGATGCCAGCCCAGCAACGGGGAACCCGTCGCACCCTGATTGAAGTGTTGGAAGCCTTTCTGCGCCTGGCCCACCCGATCATTCCCTTCATCACTGAGGAAATCTGGCAGAAGGCAAAAACCATCGCCGGGATTGAAGGGGAAACCATCATGCGCCAGCCCTTCCCAGCCCTGGATGAAACCTTAATTCACGAACCCACTGAAAAAGAAGTCCTGTGGCTGCAAACCTTTATTTTAGGTTTGCGCAGAATCCGCGGTGAAATGAACATCCCGCCCGGCAAACCCCTCCCCGTCCTGTTACAACACGGGCAAGATTTAGATCGTCAGCGGGTGGAAAACTGGCGTCCGTGGTTGATACGCTTCGGCCGGATCGAATCCTTTGGGTGGCTTGAAGATCAACAAACTCCGCCGGAATCGGCCATCACCTTGGTTGACGAGCTAAAAGTCTTGATCCCCATGGCCGGGCTGATTGACAAGGAGGCCGAATTACAACGACTGGCCAAGGAAATCGACAAGCTCAAAAAAGAACTGCCACGGGTCGAAGGGAAACTGAAAAACCCGAAATTCGTGGAAAAAGCACCAGAAGCCGTGGTTGCCAAGGAACGGCAAAAACTGGAAGAAATGCATTCGGCCCTCTCCCGGCTGGAAGAACAGCAACAACGTATCAGCAAGCTTTAA
- a CDS encoding arginyl-tRNA--protein transferase, whose translation MLSDLQHLQEFYITAPHSCDYLADETARMLFLPPDIELSTAAYTDLVCRGFRRSGNLVYRPHCSDCSACVPIRIPVEGFRPNRSQKRCWGKNQDLQIIPQPAEFRQEHFDLYKRYLHSRHAGGTMVDSTPEDYVNFLTCHWCETIFYEFKLQGQLLAVAVADQLDTGLSAVYTFFDPAYQQRGLGTFAVLWEIQETARKGQPWLYLGYWIAQCQKMAYKIQYKPAEIYLNQKWHLLTEE comes from the coding sequence ATGCTTTCAGACCTGCAACACCTCCAGGAATTTTATATCACCGCGCCCCACAGTTGCGATTATTTGGCGGACGAGACAGCGCGCATGTTATTTCTGCCACCGGATATCGAGCTGTCCACCGCCGCCTATACGGATTTGGTATGCCGGGGATTCAGGCGCAGCGGAAATTTGGTTTACCGGCCCCATTGCAGTGATTGTTCGGCCTGCGTCCCTATCCGAATCCCGGTTGAAGGTTTTAGACCCAACCGCAGTCAAAAGCGTTGCTGGGGTAAAAATCAGGATCTTCAAATAATCCCTCAACCTGCGGAATTCCGGCAAGAACACTTCGATTTATACAAACGTTATCTCCATTCACGTCACGCCGGCGGCACAATGGTGGATTCCACGCCGGAGGATTACGTCAATTTTTTGACCTGCCACTGGTGCGAGACGATTTTCTATGAATTTAAGCTTCAGGGGCAGTTATTGGCGGTAGCGGTTGCAGATCAACTCGATACGGGGTTATCCGCGGTTTACACCTTTTTTGACCCGGCATATCAACAGAGGGGTCTGGGAACATTTGCCGTTTTATGGGAAATTCAGGAAACGGCGAGAAAAGGCCAGCCCTGGCTTTATTTGGGCTACTGGATTGCCCAGTGCCAAAAGATGGCCTATAAAATCCAGTATAAGCCGGCGGAAATTTATCTAAACCAAAAATGGCACCTGCTGACAGAGGAGTAA
- a CDS encoding FMN-binding protein codes for MELAFGKEAEVALLPLFLTEAQRKAAERLARVKIDSSLFTFYVGKKDGKVMGYAAIETHTVRTKPETLLIVLKPGGKLRRIEVLAFHEPPEYQPPARWFVQLFDKPIEDLRLGGGVEGITGATLSARAALDSVRKVLAIYQVAVAGQDKK; via the coding sequence ATGGAATTGGCGTTCGGTAAAGAAGCGGAAGTGGCATTGCTTCCGCTTTTTCTTACCGAAGCGCAACGAAAAGCGGCCGAGCGTCTGGCGAGGGTCAAAATAGATTCCAGTCTCTTCACGTTCTATGTGGGAAAAAAGGATGGCAAGGTGATGGGATACGCGGCTATAGAAACCCACACCGTTCGCACCAAGCCGGAGACTTTGCTGATTGTATTGAAACCAGGTGGAAAATTACGACGCATAGAAGTGTTGGCTTTTCATGAACCGCCGGAATATCAACCTCCAGCCCGTTGGTTTGTCCAACTCTTTGATAAGCCTATCGAGGATTTGCGCTTGGGCGGGGGCGTGGAGGGAATCACCGGCGCGACCTTGAGCGCCCGAGCGGCGCTCGACAGCGTGCGCAAGGTGCTGGCTATTTATCAAGTGGCGGTAGCTGGGCAGGATAAAAAATAA